A region of Streptomyces sp. NBC_01267 DNA encodes the following proteins:
- a CDS encoding nSTAND1 domain-containing NTPase → MSQPPELPAPADSVQQHATASGDSQIVQAGRDAYVVFTSGFVASGELPGQEARQAVPAEGELCPYPGLASFGVEQARWFFGREALIGELLGQLVEGSPLAVVGPSGAGKSSLLMAGLRPALTSGRLPVDGSREWPHAVLTPTSRPMTVLAEQLALAAGGSVEAVRQALDADPGAYVAELRRTLGAGAGSPASRRLVLIVDQLEELFTLCADKAERARFIDVISRLATPGDGCTRPDVLLVLGLRADFYGYCIAEPLLRAMLQDRQVLVGPMAESELRDAITAPAAATGLTMEPGLEELLLRDLGVFPSDLSRDRPDTGTWFSAGRLPLLAHALQMTWVQRRDRVLTVADYQATGGIHRAISRTAERRFESLDASARRGAEALFLRLVRIGDGAEDTRKRVSLGMLEASDTEASATAAALTAFTRERLLTVDGDLAAVADMTVQITHEALIKAWPRLRRWIEHGRSDVLVRQELEEAARGWDTQRSDGSLLYRGSRLESAARAAAAAPGHLSRTALDFLALSRQQAARAARVRRSVIAVLTALVLAVSGTAIFAFQQRATAQSQRDSAREQRDTAVAGQIAIEADRIRSTDPSLAAQLDLASYRMRPNDSTYTNLLAWENSPLSTVLPGAVGTPVFDRDGHRLVTRQGDGSLRLWDSRDPARPRPLSPPIHALKGTGGIALSADGRTLVAHVAGQGTAPGHDGGPALWDLSDPARPRRSGPPIGSADDWIIGLSPNGRTVVTRDQDKMTTTLRDVTDPTNPTVLTTLPGTAVALSPDGRTLAVWQDVENALQFFDISRAAAPVPLLPNGLDVVSTLRPGAVFSGDGHRLVTTGDPGGNGVVSADGQDTIRVWDVTEPRHPRLRNEGVVARGSALALALRPDGQVVATAGQDRTIQLWRTDDTEGGEPAPPSSSDPERAGALVEMNAPLGGHTDALADLVFSPDGSALASSDGSTVRLWSLPRAASTPGGTADRLAITQKGKTLVTGTEDSTGVHPRLVRLWDLTAPRGPKPLGGSLVGNIGKFTVPAAVSPDGRTLGTLDKDSAIRLWNIADPAHPVPYGVPFAGTGSGDSLDFAPDGRTLWRVDPVGRIHVWNVADPAHPRAVDFSGPEGLTNVRAFSPDSRILVSSDTSDTSTARLWDISDPAEPKELSHVGADTSHDNPAAFSADGRILATPGSDRTVRLWDVSDPRHPAAVGGPLAGHTDTVTAIGFVPHTRLLATAARDNTVRLWDLSDLRHPKAKGRAVSAPGAGPLGFSPDGRTLATGGVSGTVQVWDLDVEHAAARICSATSHVLSAEVWERHFLGIQYRPACR, encoded by the coding sequence ATGAGTCAGCCCCCTGAGTTACCCGCACCGGCGGATTCTGTTCAGCAGCACGCGACGGCCTCCGGTGACAGCCAGATCGTTCAGGCGGGTCGCGACGCGTACGTCGTCTTCACCAGCGGGTTTGTCGCGTCCGGGGAGCTGCCGGGGCAGGAAGCCCGCCAAGCCGTGCCCGCGGAAGGCGAGTTGTGCCCGTACCCCGGCCTGGCGTCCTTCGGAGTGGAACAGGCCAGATGGTTCTTCGGCCGTGAGGCGCTGATCGGGGAACTGCTCGGACAGCTCGTCGAGGGCAGCCCACTGGCCGTGGTCGGCCCGTCCGGAGCGGGCAAGTCCTCCCTGCTGATGGCGGGTCTGCGACCGGCACTGACCAGCGGCAGGCTTCCGGTCGACGGATCCCGTGAGTGGCCGCACGCGGTTCTCACACCCACCTCGCGCCCCATGACGGTGCTGGCCGAACAGCTCGCCCTCGCTGCCGGAGGCAGCGTGGAAGCCGTTCGGCAGGCTCTGGACGCCGACCCCGGGGCGTACGTCGCGGAGCTGCGCAGGACACTCGGCGCCGGAGCGGGGTCCCCGGCGAGCCGGCGACTCGTGCTGATCGTCGATCAGTTGGAAGAGCTCTTCACCCTCTGCGCGGACAAGGCCGAACGCGCGCGCTTCATCGACGTGATCAGCCGGCTCGCGACGCCCGGGGACGGATGCACACGCCCCGACGTCCTGCTGGTGCTCGGCCTCCGGGCGGACTTCTACGGTTACTGCATCGCCGAGCCGCTCCTGCGCGCGATGCTGCAGGACCGTCAGGTGCTGGTGGGACCGATGGCGGAGAGCGAGCTGCGGGACGCGATCACCGCACCCGCGGCGGCCACCGGGCTGACGATGGAGCCGGGCCTCGAAGAGCTGCTGCTCCGGGATCTGGGCGTCTTCCCCTCGGACCTGAGCAGGGACCGCCCCGATACCGGCACGTGGTTCTCCGCGGGCAGGCTGCCGCTGCTCGCGCACGCACTGCAGATGACATGGGTCCAGCGCAGGGACCGGGTCCTCACCGTCGCCGACTACCAGGCCACCGGGGGGATCCACCGGGCGATCTCCAGGACTGCCGAGCGGCGTTTCGAAAGCCTGGACGCGTCGGCCCGGCGGGGAGCGGAAGCGCTGTTCCTGCGCCTGGTCAGAATCGGTGACGGGGCGGAGGACACCCGCAAGCGGGTATCGCTCGGCATGTTGGAGGCAAGCGATACGGAGGCCTCGGCAACCGCCGCCGCGCTGACCGCGTTCACCCGGGAGCGGTTGCTCACCGTGGACGGGGATCTCGCGGCGGTGGCCGACATGACGGTCCAGATCACCCATGAGGCCCTGATCAAGGCGTGGCCGCGGCTGCGCCGGTGGATCGAACACGGCCGGTCCGACGTCCTGGTCCGCCAGGAACTCGAAGAGGCCGCCCGGGGGTGGGACACCCAGCGCTCGGACGGCTCCCTGCTGTACCGGGGCAGCCGACTGGAGAGCGCGGCCAGGGCTGCCGCAGCCGCGCCGGGGCACCTGAGCCGGACCGCTCTCGACTTCCTCGCCCTGTCCAGGCAGCAGGCGGCGAGGGCGGCCCGGGTCCGCCGAAGCGTCATCGCCGTGCTGACAGCGCTGGTACTCGCCGTCTCCGGAACGGCGATCTTCGCCTTCCAGCAGCGCGCGACGGCGCAGAGCCAGCGTGACTCCGCCCGGGAACAGCGGGACACCGCGGTGGCGGGCCAGATCGCCATCGAGGCCGACCGGATCCGCTCCACCGACCCCTCACTCGCGGCCCAGCTCGACCTCGCCTCGTACCGCATGCGCCCCAACGACAGCACGTACACGAATCTGCTGGCGTGGGAGAACAGCCCGCTGTCCACCGTGCTGCCGGGCGCGGTCGGCACACCGGTGTTCGACAGGGACGGGCACCGGCTGGTGACGCGGCAGGGCGACGGCTCGCTCCGTCTCTGGGACAGCCGTGATCCGGCCCGTCCGAGGCCGCTCAGCCCGCCGATCCATGCCCTGAAGGGGACGGGCGGTATCGCGCTGAGCGCGGACGGGCGCACCCTCGTGGCTCATGTCGCCGGACAGGGCACGGCACCGGGGCACGACGGCGGGCCGGCCCTCTGGGATCTCTCCGATCCGGCTCGGCCACGGCGGTCCGGTCCGCCCATCGGCAGCGCCGACGACTGGATCATCGGCCTCTCGCCGAACGGCCGCACGGTGGTGACCAGAGACCAGGACAAGATGACCACGACGCTCCGGGACGTCACCGACCCCACGAACCCGACCGTCCTCACGACGCTGCCCGGCACAGCCGTTGCCCTGAGCCCGGACGGCAGGACCCTCGCCGTCTGGCAGGACGTGGAAAACGCCCTCCAGTTCTTCGACATCTCCCGCGCCGCGGCCCCGGTGCCGCTGCTGCCGAACGGTTTGGACGTGGTGAGCACGCTGCGGCCGGGGGCCGTGTTCAGCGGGGACGGCCACCGGTTGGTCACGACCGGCGATCCGGGCGGCAACGGTGTGGTCAGTGCGGACGGTCAGGACACGATCCGGGTGTGGGACGTGACGGAACCGCGCCACCCGCGCCTGCGCAACGAAGGGGTGGTTGCCCGTGGTTCGGCGCTTGCCCTGGCGTTGCGGCCCGACGGCCAGGTGGTTGCCACCGCGGGCCAGGACCGCACGATTCAGCTCTGGAGAACCGACGACACCGAGGGCGGTGAACCGGCGCCTCCGTCCTCCTCGGACCCGGAGCGGGCCGGCGCACTCGTGGAGATGAACGCACCGCTCGGCGGACACACCGATGCCCTCGCCGATCTGGTGTTCAGTCCCGACGGCTCGGCCCTGGCCAGCAGCGACGGCAGTACGGTCCGGCTGTGGTCCCTCCCGCGCGCGGCCTCCACCCCCGGCGGAACAGCGGACCGGCTGGCGATCACGCAGAAGGGGAAGACCCTCGTCACCGGCACCGAGGACAGCACCGGTGTGCACCCACGGCTGGTGAGGCTGTGGGATCTCACGGCTCCCCGCGGGCCGAAGCCGCTCGGCGGATCCCTGGTCGGGAACATCGGGAAATTCACCGTGCCGGCGGCGGTCAGCCCGGACGGCAGGACCCTGGGCACGCTCGACAAGGACTCCGCGATCCGTCTGTGGAACATCGCGGACCCGGCTCACCCGGTGCCCTACGGTGTCCCGTTCGCCGGTACGGGCAGCGGGGACAGCCTGGACTTCGCACCGGACGGCCGCACGCTGTGGAGGGTGGATCCGGTCGGCAGGATCCATGTGTGGAATGTCGCCGATCCGGCGCATCCCCGAGCCGTCGACTTCTCCGGCCCGGAGGGCCTGACCAATGTCCGCGCGTTCAGCCCGGACAGCCGCATTCTCGTCAGCAGTGACACCAGCGACACCAGCACGGCGCGGTTGTGGGACATCAGTGATCCGGCGGAGCCGAAGGAACTGAGCCATGTCGGGGCCGACACGAGCCACGACAACCCCGCGGCGTTCTCCGCGGACGGGCGCATCCTCGCCACGCCGGGGAGCGACCGCACGGTGCGTCTCTGGGACGTCAGCGATCCACGGCATCCCGCCGCCGTCGGCGGTCCGCTGGCCGGGCACACCGACACCGTCACCGCCATTGGCTTCGTGCCGCACACCCGGCTGCTGGCCACCGCCGCCCGGGACAACACCGTCAGGCTCTGGGACCTCTCCGACCTCAGGCATCCCAAGGCGAAGGGACGCGCGGTCAGCGCGCCCGGGGCAGGTCCGCTCGGCTTCAGCCCCGACGGGCGGACCTTGGCCACCGGTGGGGTCTCCGGGACGGTGCAGGTCTGGGACCTGGATGTGGAACACGCCGCAGCGCGTATCTGCTCCGCCACCTCCCATGTCCTGAGCGCGGAAGTATGGGAGCGGCACTTCTTGGGAATTCAGTACCGCCCCGCCTGCCGCTGA
- a CDS encoding ABC transporter ATP-binding protein, whose translation MADAATTREQGWGRRLTGYAWRYRRNVLLALGSSLAGMAVMALVPLVTKVIIDDVIGNHTRSLGVWTGLLIGAAVVVYVLTYIRRYYGGRLALDVQHDLRTEMYGTILKLDGRRQDELSTGQVIGRATSDLQLIQGLLFMLPMTLGNVLLFVISLGIMAWLSPLLTLIAVAVAPALWIIAKRSRTRLFPATWYAQGQAAAVAGVVDGAVTGVRVVKGFGQEDQETGKLREVSRRLFAGRLRTIKLNSRYTPALQAVPALGQVAMLALGGWLATRGEITLGTFVAFSSYLAQLVGPVRMLAMVLTVGQQARAGVERVLELIDTEPSIPDGTKELPADAGASVEFDDVSFGYAQERPVLDGFSLSIAPGETVAVVGSSGSGKSTVSLLLPRFYDVSHGAVLIGGHDVRELTLESLRAAIGLVPEDSFLFSDTVRANIAYGHPDATDEQIRTAVRAAQADRFIDELPAGYDTTVGEHGLTLSGGQRQRIALARAILTDPRLLLLDDATSAVDARVEHEIHEALRGVMAGRTTLLIAHRRSTLNLADRIAVLDGGRLADIGTHEELEERCALYRRLLTDPEELGGVSPGHALPADADALEDTSVRDELDAEFDVERGITPPLWVRTEAPAGSAEGAPAAPGGMPATPELLAQVEALPPATDTPDVDEAHAVTAETSYGLRRLLRGFGPVLLISLLLVAVDAGMGLLLPALIRHGIDQGVTRLATGAVWTAAGLALVTVAVQWLAQTGETRMTGRTGERVLYTLRLKIFAQLQRLGLDYYERELTGRIMTRMTTDVDALSTFLQTGLVTAFVSVVTFFGILVVLVVIDVQLALVVFATLPFLIVATYFFRKKSVKAYELARERVSAVNADLQETVSGLRIVQAFQGEGTGSARFAGRSDHYRQARVRGQWLISVYFPFVQLLSSVAAAAVLIVGSGRIEGGTLTTGALVAYLLYIDLFFAPVQQLSQVFDGYQQATVSLKRIQELLQEPTSTKGAAAPLDVTSLRGEIAFEGVSFAYGPADGGADGPADQPEAALSGIDLRIPAGQTVAFVGETGAGKSTLVKLVARFYDPTSGRVTADGTDLRDMDMTAYRHRLGVVPQEAYLFAGTVRDAIAYGRADATDAEVEAAARAVGAHDMIATLDGGYLHTVAERGRNLSAGQRQLIALARAELVDPDILLLDEATAALDLASEAQVNQATDRIAGRRTTLVVAHRLTTAARADRVVVMDHGRVVEDGTHEELLALDGSYARLWRTFVGEPAEVVA comes from the coding sequence GTGGCGGACGCCGCGACAACACGGGAACAGGGCTGGGGGAGACGGCTCACCGGGTACGCCTGGCGCTACCGGCGCAATGTGCTGCTGGCCCTCGGCTCCTCACTCGCCGGGATGGCCGTCATGGCCCTCGTCCCGCTGGTCACCAAGGTGATCATCGATGACGTCATCGGGAACCACACGCGGTCCCTCGGGGTGTGGACGGGGCTGCTGATCGGCGCGGCCGTCGTCGTCTACGTACTCACCTACATCCGGCGGTACTACGGCGGCCGTCTCGCCCTCGACGTCCAGCACGACCTCCGGACCGAGATGTACGGCACGATCCTGAAGCTGGACGGGCGGCGGCAGGACGAACTCTCCACCGGCCAGGTCATCGGCCGTGCCACCAGCGACCTCCAGCTGATCCAGGGCCTGCTCTTCATGCTGCCGATGACCCTCGGCAACGTCCTGCTCTTCGTGATCTCCCTGGGGATCATGGCCTGGCTCTCCCCGCTGCTGACCCTGATCGCCGTCGCCGTCGCCCCCGCGCTGTGGATCATCGCCAAGCGCAGCAGGACCCGGCTCTTCCCCGCCACCTGGTACGCCCAGGGGCAGGCGGCGGCCGTCGCGGGCGTCGTGGACGGGGCCGTCACCGGCGTCCGCGTGGTGAAGGGCTTCGGCCAGGAGGACCAGGAGACGGGCAAGCTCCGCGAGGTCAGCCGCAGGCTCTTCGCGGGCCGGCTGCGCACCATCAAGCTGAACTCCCGCTACACCCCGGCGCTCCAGGCCGTCCCCGCCCTCGGGCAGGTCGCGATGCTGGCGCTCGGCGGCTGGCTGGCCACCCGCGGCGAGATCACCCTCGGCACGTTCGTCGCGTTCTCCTCCTACCTCGCCCAGCTCGTCGGCCCGGTCCGGATGCTGGCGATGGTGCTCACCGTCGGCCAGCAGGCACGGGCGGGCGTCGAGCGCGTACTGGAGCTGATCGACACCGAACCGTCCATCCCCGACGGGACGAAGGAACTCCCCGCGGACGCCGGGGCGAGCGTCGAGTTCGACGACGTGTCGTTCGGCTACGCGCAGGAGCGGCCCGTGCTCGACGGCTTCTCGCTGTCCATCGCGCCCGGCGAGACCGTCGCCGTCGTCGGCTCGTCCGGCAGCGGGAAGTCGACCGTCTCGCTGCTGCTCCCGCGTTTCTACGACGTCTCGCACGGCGCCGTACTCATCGGCGGCCACGACGTACGCGAACTGACCCTGGAATCGCTGCGGGCCGCCATCGGCCTCGTGCCCGAGGACAGCTTCCTGTTCTCCGACACCGTCCGCGCCAACATCGCGTACGGCCACCCCGACGCCACCGACGAGCAGATCCGCACCGCGGTCCGCGCCGCCCAGGCCGACCGCTTCATCGACGAACTGCCCGCCGGGTACGACACCACCGTCGGCGAACACGGCCTCACCCTCTCCGGCGGCCAGCGCCAGCGCATCGCCCTGGCCCGCGCCATCCTCACCGACCCCCGGCTGCTCCTCCTCGACGACGCCACCTCCGCGGTGGACGCCCGCGTCGAGCACGAGATCCACGAGGCACTGCGCGGCGTGATGGCCGGCCGTACGACGCTGCTCATCGCCCACCGCCGCTCCACCCTCAACCTCGCCGACCGCATCGCGGTGCTCGACGGGGGCCGCCTCGCCGACATCGGTACGCACGAGGAGCTGGAGGAGCGCTGCGCGCTCTACCGGCGGTTGCTCACCGACCCCGAGGAACTGGGCGGGGTCTCACCCGGCCACGCCCTCCCGGCCGACGCCGACGCGCTGGAGGACACCTCCGTACGGGACGAGCTGGACGCCGAGTTCGACGTCGAGCGCGGCATCACCCCGCCCCTGTGGGTACGCACCGAGGCGCCCGCCGGGAGCGCTGAAGGCGCGCCCGCCGCACCCGGCGGGATGCCCGCCACCCCCGAACTCCTCGCCCAGGTCGAGGCGCTGCCGCCCGCCACGGACACCCCGGACGTCGACGAGGCGCACGCCGTCACGGCCGAGACGTCCTACGGACTGCGCAGACTGCTGCGCGGCTTCGGACCCGTCCTGCTGATCAGCCTGCTGCTGGTGGCGGTCGACGCGGGCATGGGGCTGCTCCTGCCGGCACTGATCCGGCACGGCATCGACCAGGGCGTCACCCGGCTCGCCACCGGCGCGGTGTGGACCGCGGCCGGGCTCGCGCTGGTGACCGTGGCCGTCCAGTGGCTGGCGCAGACCGGCGAGACCCGGATGACCGGACGGACCGGCGAGCGCGTTCTCTACACCCTCCGTCTGAAGATCTTCGCCCAGCTCCAGCGGCTCGGACTCGACTACTACGAGCGCGAGTTGACGGGCCGGATCATGACCCGGATGACCACCGACGTGGACGCGCTGTCCACCTTCCTGCAGACCGGTCTGGTCACCGCGTTCGTCTCGGTCGTCACGTTCTTCGGCATCCTCGTCGTGCTCGTCGTGATCGATGTGCAGCTGGCTCTGGTGGTCTTCGCCACGCTGCCGTTCCTGATCGTCGCCACGTACTTCTTCCGGAAGAAGAGCGTCAAGGCGTACGAGCTGGCGCGCGAGCGGGTCTCCGCCGTCAACGCCGACCTCCAGGAGACGGTGTCCGGGCTGCGGATCGTGCAGGCCTTCCAGGGCGAGGGCACCGGCTCGGCGCGCTTCGCGGGCCGCAGCGACCACTACCGGCAGGCGCGGGTGCGCGGGCAGTGGCTGATCTCGGTCTACTTCCCCTTCGTGCAGCTGCTGTCGTCGGTGGCCGCGGCGGCCGTACTGATCGTGGGCTCGGGCCGCATCGAAGGGGGCACGCTCACCACGGGCGCGCTGGTCGCGTACCTGCTCTACATCGACCTGTTCTTCGCCCCCGTGCAGCAGCTCTCGCAGGTCTTCGACGGGTACCAGCAGGCCACGGTCTCGCTCAAGCGCATCCAGGAACTGCTCCAGGAGCCCACGTCGACGAAGGGCGCCGCCGCGCCACTGGACGTGACCTCGCTGCGCGGGGAGATCGCCTTCGAGGGCGTCTCGTTCGCCTACGGTCCCGCCGACGGCGGCGCGGACGGTCCGGCCGACCAGCCCGAAGCGGCGCTCAGCGGCATCGACCTGCGGATCCCGGCCGGGCAGACGGTCGCCTTCGTGGGGGAGACGGGCGCGGGCAAGTCCACGCTGGTCAAGCTGGTCGCCCGGTTCTACGACCCGACGTCGGGCCGGGTCACCGCGGACGGTACGGATCTGCGGGACATGGACATGACGGCGTACCGCCACCGGCTCGGCGTCGTCCCGCAGGAGGCGTACCTCTTCGCGGGTACGGTCCGGGACGCCATCGCCTACGGCCGCGCGGACGCGACGGACGCCGAGGTCGAGGCGGCGGCGCGGGCGGTCGGCGCGCACGACATGATCGCCACGCTGGACGGCGGCTATCTGCACACCGTGGCCGAGCGGGGACGCAATCTCTCCGCAGGGCAGCGGCAGCTGATCGCGCTGGCCCGCGCGGAGCTGGTGGACCCGGACATCCTGCTGCTCGACGAGGCGACGGCCGCACTCGACCTGGCGTCGGAGGCCCAGGTCAACCAGGCCACGGACCGGATCGCGGGCCGTCGTACGACGCTGGTGGTGGCCCACCGCCTGACGACGGCGGCGCGGGCGGACCGGGTGGTGGTGATGGACCACGGACGGGTCGTCGAGGACGGCACGCACGAGGAACTGCTGGCGCTGGACGGCAGCTACGCGCGGCTGTGGCGGACGTTCGTGGGGGAGCCCGCCGAGGTGGTGGCGTAG